In Populus nigra chromosome 1, ddPopNigr1.1, whole genome shotgun sequence, one genomic interval encodes:
- the LOC133701186 gene encoding probable WRKY transcription factor 17 isoform X1 gives MKEASGVCVSKRPRQDFRVLEVAQSSFRQAHHLFSCISDQNQKRSIQEVSLIAQDTVNEFRNLVRLLDGSEQSGCKRIRKGPLPHSHDINPVELMDSPNSVSKSPDHNFSQPNRQLFPLQSIQSTTSLIHAKSIDLYREKQKTKDNVDVKTNLILGFNLSLLQPSTSFSSLDGGGRIIHHSTSEILPSQDDASIFSKSKSGVKSEEKCLASTGGCHCSKRRKLRVKKVIKVPASSTKPADIPPDDHYWRKYGQKPIKGSPYPRSYYKCSSTRGCPARKHVERSLEDPTMLVVTYEGEHNHSKIQSPNPDIMLHI, from the exons ATGAAGGAAGCTTCAGGTGTCTGTGTTTCAAAGAGACCCAGACAGGATTTCAGAGTTCTTGAGGTTGCTCAAAGTAGTTTCAGACAGGCTCATCATCTGTTTAGCTGTATTTCTGATCAAAATCAGAAAAGAAGCATTCAGGAAGTAAGCCTGATTGCTCAAGATACAGTAAATGAATTCAGAAATCTAGTTAGACTCCTTGATGGATCAGAGCAGTCAGGGTGTAAAAGGATCAGGAAAGGTCCTTTGCCACATTCTCATGATATAAACCCAGTTGAATTGATGGATAGTCCCAACTCTGTGTCTAAAAGCCCTGACCACAACTTTTCTCAACCCAATAGGCAGCTATTCCCTCTTCAGAGTATTCAGTCAACTACTTCTTTGATCCATGCCAAAAGTATCGACTTGTATAGGGAAAAACAGAAGACTAAAGACAACGTAGACGTCAAAACTAATTTGATCCTGGGGTTCAACCTTTCCCTCTTACAGCCAAGCACATCCTTTTCAAGTTTAGATGGAGGTGGCAGgataattcatcattcaacatcagAAATTCTTCCTTCTCAAGATGATGCCTCTATATTTTCCAAGAGCAAGAGCGGAGTGAAAAGTGAGGAGAAATGCCTAGCCTCAACCGGTGGATGTCACTGCTCAAAGCGAAG GAAATTGAGGGTCAAGAAAGTAATTAAGGTCCCTGCTTCAAGTACTAAACCAGCTGACATACCTCCTGATGATCACTATTGGAGAAAATATGGACAGAAGCCAATAAAAGGATCTCCATATCCCAG AAGCTACTACAAATGCAGCAGTACGAGGGGATGCCCTGCGAGAAAACATGTAGAAAGAAGCTTGGAGGATCCTACCATGTTAGTTGTGACTTATGAAGGGGAACATAATCACTCCAAAATTCAATCTCCCAATCCCGACATCATGCTtcatatttaa
- the LOC133701186 gene encoding probable WRKY transcription factor 17 isoform X2, which yields MKEASGVCVSKRPRQDFRVLEVAQSSFRQAHHLFSCISDQNQKRSIQEVSLIAQDTVNEFRNLVRLLDGSEQSGCKRIRKGPLPHSHDINPVELMDSPNSVSKSPDHNFSQPNRQLFPLQSIQSTTSLIHAKSIDLYREKQKTKDNVDVKTNLILGFNLSLLQPSTSFSSLDGGGRIIHHSTSEILPSQDDASIFSKSKSGVKSEEKCLASTGGCHCSKRRKLRVKKVIKVPASSTKPADIPPDDHYWRKYGQKPIKGSPYPSYYKCSSTRGCPARKHVERSLEDPTMLVVTYEGEHNHSKIQSPNPDIMLHI from the exons ATGAAGGAAGCTTCAGGTGTCTGTGTTTCAAAGAGACCCAGACAGGATTTCAGAGTTCTTGAGGTTGCTCAAAGTAGTTTCAGACAGGCTCATCATCTGTTTAGCTGTATTTCTGATCAAAATCAGAAAAGAAGCATTCAGGAAGTAAGCCTGATTGCTCAAGATACAGTAAATGAATTCAGAAATCTAGTTAGACTCCTTGATGGATCAGAGCAGTCAGGGTGTAAAAGGATCAGGAAAGGTCCTTTGCCACATTCTCATGATATAAACCCAGTTGAATTGATGGATAGTCCCAACTCTGTGTCTAAAAGCCCTGACCACAACTTTTCTCAACCCAATAGGCAGCTATTCCCTCTTCAGAGTATTCAGTCAACTACTTCTTTGATCCATGCCAAAAGTATCGACTTGTATAGGGAAAAACAGAAGACTAAAGACAACGTAGACGTCAAAACTAATTTGATCCTGGGGTTCAACCTTTCCCTCTTACAGCCAAGCACATCCTTTTCAAGTTTAGATGGAGGTGGCAGgataattcatcattcaacatcagAAATTCTTCCTTCTCAAGATGATGCCTCTATATTTTCCAAGAGCAAGAGCGGAGTGAAAAGTGAGGAGAAATGCCTAGCCTCAACCGGTGGATGTCACTGCTCAAAGCGAAG GAAATTGAGGGTCAAGAAAGTAATTAAGGTCCCTGCTTCAAGTACTAAACCAGCTGACATACCTCCTGATGATCACTATTGGAGAAAATATGGACAGAAGCCAATAAAAGGATCTCCATATCCCAG CTACTACAAATGCAGCAGTACGAGGGGATGCCCTGCGAGAAAACATGTAGAAAGAAGCTTGGAGGATCCTACCATGTTAGTTGTGACTTATGAAGGGGAACATAATCACTCCAAAATTCAATCTCCCAATCCCGACATCATGCTtcatatttaa